A window of the Rhinoraja longicauda isolate Sanriku21f chromosome 20, sRhiLon1.1, whole genome shotgun sequence genome harbors these coding sequences:
- the myf5 gene encoding myogenic factor 5, with amino-acid sequence MDITVECHFSPSDLFYDHSCLSSPEEADFADDSEHGAVVYGDHKLESRGTDEEEHIKAPNGHHQAGHCLAWACKACKRKSCNTDRRKAATMRERRRLKKVNQAFETLKRCTSANPNQRLPKVEILRNAISYIESLQDLLREQVANYYSLPGKGNSEPGSPESNCSDGMMGCNSPVWSRRHINCDRIYCSELQSVCASGRGLGVSSLDYLTNIVERISPSPERCLVSGPDGRTSSPLVSHLSQPTTPSQPVYHVL; translated from the exons ATGGATATCACGGTCGAGTGCCACTTTTCTCCATCCGATCTGTTCTACGATCATTCCTGTCTGTCATCGCCCGAGGAAGCAGACTTTGCGGATGATTCCGAGCACGGCGCAGTGGTATATGGGGACCACAAGCTGGAGTCCCGCGGAACCGATGAAGAGGAACACATTAAAGCCCCGAACGGCCACCACCAGGCTGGCCACTGCCTTGCGTGGGCTTGCAAAGCCTGCAAGCGCAAAAGCTGCAACACCGACAGGAGAAAAGCGGCCAccatgagggagaggaggagacttAAGAAAGTTAATCAGGCTTTCGAGACTCTAAAGAGATGCACAAGCGCCAACCCGAACCAGAGACTGCCCAAGGTGGAGATACTGAGGAACGCCATCAGCTACATTGAGAGTCTCCAGGATCTTCTCAGGGAACAGGTGGCGAACTACTACAGCCTCCCGGGCAAAGGCAACTCGGAGCCGGGCAGCCCCGAGTCCAATTGTTCAGACGGAATG ATGGGTTGCAATAGTCCCGTCTGGTCCAGAAGACACATCAATTGTGATCGCATTTACTGTTCGGAATTACAGAGTG TCTGTGCCAGCGGTCGAGGCCTCGGTGTTTCCAGCTTGGATTACCTGACCAATATAGTGGAACGGATCTCACCTTCCCCCGAGCGTTGTCTCGTTTCAGGACCGGACGGAAGGACCTCATCGCCACTTGTCAGCCACTTGTCCCAGCCGACCACTCCCAGCCAGCCAGTCTATCATGTCCTTTAG